A part of Gossypium hirsutum isolate 1008001.06 chromosome A07, Gossypium_hirsutum_v2.1, whole genome shotgun sequence genomic DNA contains:
- the LOC107954956 gene encoding heterogeneous nuclear ribonucleoprotein 1 gives MSENGKLFIGGISWDTNEERLKEYFSSFGEVVEAVIMKDRTTGRARGFGFIVFSDPAVAEKVIKEKHNIDGRMVEAKKAVPRDDQNIMSRSTSSIHSSPGPARTRKIFVGGLASTVTESDFKKYFDQFGNITDVVVMYDHNTQRPRGFGFITYDSEEAVDKVLLKNFHELNGKMVEVKRAVPKDLSPGPARSPLGVYNYGLNRSNSFLNGYTQGYTPSNLGGYGLRMDGRFSPVAAGRTGFPPFGSGYGMGMNFEPGLNPGFGNSTNFNNYGRGLSPYYIGNTNRFGSPIGYDGSNGGGSNTSFFSSVTRNLWGNGGLNYNANAASSSAYAGSGSGSIGTSAFGNSGINWSSSQISSQGGRNNVSGNNVNFSYGSGDNSFGLGTAGHERNTGTNVVPTSSYAASNGSYDGAFADFYGGASFYRDTTWPSSTSERDGSGSFGYGLVSATSDVPGKSSPGYVGSYSVNKGQSNRGITT, from the exons ATGTCTGAGAATGGTAAGCTATTTATTGGTGGAATATCTTGGGACACCAATGAAGAGCGTCTCAAGGAGTATTTCAGTAGTTTTGGTGAAGTTGTAGAAGCAGTGATCATGAAGGATCGAACCACAGGGCGTGCTCGAGGTTTCGGTTTCATTGTTTTCTCTGACCCAGCTGTTGCTGAGAAAGTCATCAAGGAGAAACACAACATTGATGGCAGGATG GTTGAGGCAAAAAAGGCCGTTCCTAGGGATGACCAGAACATTATGAGTAGAAGCACTAGTAGCATCCACAGTTCACCTGGTCCTGCACGCACAAGAAAGATTTTTGTTGGAGGTTTAGCATCTACAGTCACAGAGAGTGACTTTAAGAAGTATTTTGATCAGTTTGGGAATATCACAGATGTTGTAGTGATGTATGATCACAACACTCAAAGGCCTAGGGGTTTTGGATTCATCACTTACGATTCAGAAGAGGCAGTCGACAAAGTGTTGCTAAAAAATTTCCATGAACTGAATGGTAAAATGGTTGAGGTTAAACGAGCAGTTCCCAAAGACCTGTCGCCAGGCCCAGCTCGTAGCCCCCTTGGTGTATATAACTATGGTCTGAATAGGAGCAACAGCTTTCTTAATGGCTACACTCAGGGATATACTCCTAGCAACCTTGGAGGATATGGACTTAGGATGGATGGTAGATTCAGTCCAGTTGCTGCAGGTCGAACTGGGTTTCCTCCTTTTGGTTCTGGTTATGGAATGGGAATGAACTTTGAGCCAGGATTGAACCCAGGTTTTGGAAACAGTACAAATTTTAATAACTATGGACGGGGATTGAGCCCTTACTATATTGGAAATACAAATAGGTTTGGTAGTCCAATTGGGTATGATGGAAGTAATGGAGGTGGAAGTAATACTTCCTTTTTCAGCTCGGTGACCCGGAATCTTTGGGGAAATGGAGGGCTTAATTATAATGCAAATGCTGCTAGTTCCAGTGCCTATGCAGGATCTGGAAGTGGGAGTATAGGAACAAGTGCTTTTGGAAATAGTGGAATTAACTGGAGTTCTTCTCAGATTTCCAGTCAAGGTGGAAGGAATAATGTTTCTGGCAATAATGTTAATTTCAGTTATGGAAGTGGTGATAACAGCTTTGGGTTGGGGACAGCAGGGCATGAGAGAAACACTGGGACCAATGTAGTGCCAACATCATCATATGCAGCATCAAATGGCAGTTATGATGGAGCCTTTGCAGACTTTTATGGTGGTGCTTCATTTTACAGGGATACCACTTGGCCATCATCAACATCTGAGCGTGATGGTTCTGGTTCCTTTGGCTATGGACTTGTTAGTGCCACTTCTGATGTTCCTGGTAAAAGTTCTCCTGGTTATGTTGGCAGTTATAGTGTTAATAAGGGACAATCAAATAGAG GAATTACTACCTAG